Proteins from a single region of Neodiprion virginianus isolate iyNeoVirg1 chromosome 4, iyNeoVirg1.1, whole genome shotgun sequence:
- the LOC124302571 gene encoding lys-63-specific deubiquitinase BRCC36-like produces MEVALHKVELHADVYMVCLQHALSTENFEVMGLLIGNLESGIANVSAVKILRRSDKKKDRVEISSEQVLKAAAEAERLTIELNRPMRVLGWYHSHPHITVWPSHVDVRTQATYQTMDHGFVGLIFSVFSEGKDSKEQEALVTCFQSHNGEATEIPLEILYTPDLSEQCLKTMTDLPKILVQEEEDSAEACKNHPDLMATIHNRAVHTRALAHITDIVTRPLVSIFETRLALNKTRATFLQKQLAELQNMCTESMKL; encoded by the exons ATGGAAGTTGCATTGCACAAAGTTGAGCTACACGCTGACGTTTATATGGTCTGTCTTCAACATGCCTTGTCGACAGAGAATTTTGAAGTTATGGGACTGCTCATTGGAAAT ctaGAGTCTGGAATTGCCAACGTATCTGCTGTGAAAATACTGCGGCGatcggacaaaaaaaaagatcgcGTAGAAATATCATCGGAACAAGTTTTGAAAGCAGCGGCGGAGGCGGAACGATTGACAATTGAACTTAATCGTCCGATGCGTGTACTTGGCTGGTACCATTCTCATCCCCATATCACAGTTTGGCCGTCACATGTTG ATGTTAGAACACAAGCCACCTATCAGACAATGGACCATGGATTTGTGGGgttgatattttcagttttttctgAAGGCAAAGATTCGAAG gAACAAGAAGCACTTGTAACCTGCTTTCAGTCGCATAATGGAGAAGCAACTGAGATACCATTAGAAATTCTATACACCCCTGACCTTTCGGAACAGTGTCTAAAA ACAATGACAGATCTACCAAAGATTTTGGtccaagaagaagaagacagCGCAGAAGCTTGTAAAAATCACCCAGATTTGATGGCTACTATTCACAATCGCGCAG TTCATACAAGGGCTTTGGCGCATATAACGGATATTGTAACGAGACCTTTGGTGTCAATATTTGAGACAAGGCTAGCCCTGAACAAAACGCGGGCTACGTTCTTGCAGAAACAACTTGCTGAATTACAAAACATGTGTACAGAATCAATGAAACTTTAA
- the LOC124301782 gene encoding CTP synthase, whose product MKYILVTGGVISGVGKGVIASSFGTILKNCGIHVTSIKIDPYINIDAGTFSPYEHGEVYVLDDGGEVDLDLGNYERFLDVTLHKDNNITTGKIYQSVITRERRGDYLGKTVQVVPHITDAIQEWVEKMAHQSVTQDGNKPEVCIVELGGTIGDIEGMPFVEAFRQFQFRVKRENFCCAHVSLVPQPRSTGEPKTKPTQSSVRELRGLGLSPDLIVCRSDQPIGDSVKEKISNFCHVAPEQVITIHDLSSIYRVPLLMEHQKIIEFLNDRLQLNISMPRPRHFMRKWRDLAERIDHLRKEVNIGLVGKYTKLEDSYASVTKALQHSAVQAGYKLNLTYIEAASLEQATKAENPVLYHEAWQKLCKSDGVIVPGGFGKRGIEGKMEACKWCRENDKPFLGICLGLQAAVIEFARNVLHLIGANSTEIEPDTNHPIVIDMPEHNQGQMGGTMRLGKRRTRFTAANSVIKQLYGNKDDIEERHRHRYEVNPKYVADLEAAGLKFVGHDDDKVRMEVVELEGHRYYVATQYHPEYLSRPLNPSPPFLGLILASVGKLQSYLARGCRLSPRQLSDNDSDEDYPIVTKLPLEKLQISNDSRNPGTKVSDN is encoded by the exons ATGAAGTACATATTGGTAACCGGCGGTGTAATTAGTGGGGTGGGTAAGGGTGTAATCGCCAGTTCGTTCGGTACGATTTTGAAGAACTGCGGTATTCATGTGACGTCCATCAAGATAGATCCATACATAAATATAGACGCAGGGACATTCTCGCCATACGAACACG GCGAAGTATATGTTCTTGACGATGGAGGCGAGGTGGATCTTGATTTGGGAAACTATGAAAGGTTTCTCGACGTTACTCTCCATAAAGATAATAACATCACAACGGGTAAAATATATCAGTCTGTTATTACCAGGGAACGACGTGGTGATTACTTGGGCAAAACTGTTCAag TGGTGCCGCATATCACAGACGCTATTCAAGAATGGGTAGAAAAAATGGCCCATCAGTCCGTGACACAGGATGGAAACAAACCCGAG GTTTGCATTGTCGAACTCGGTGGGACTATTGGAGACATCGAAGGAATGCCTTTTGTTGAAGCTTTTAGACAATTTCAGTTCAGAGTAAAGAGGGAGAATTTTTGCTGTGCTCATGTATCTCTTGTTCCTCAG CCTCGTTCTACCGGTGAGCCTAAAACAAAACCAACTCAATCCAGTGTCAGGGAGTTGCGCGGCTTGGGTCTGTCACCAGATTTAATTGTTTGCCGATCCGATCAACCCATTGGTGATTCGGTGAAGGAGAAAATCTCTAATTTCTGTCATGTTGCCCCTGAGCAG GTGATAACCATTCATGATTTGTCTTCGATTTATCGTGTTCCATTACTGATGGAGCATCAAAAGATTATCGAGTTCCTGAACGATAGGCTGCAATTAAATATCAGTATGCCACGACCTCGCCATTTTATGCGAAAATGGCGAGATCTCGCTGAACGCATTGACCATTTGCGTAAAGAAGTGAATATTGGTCTCGTTGGGAAATACACTAAATTGGAGGACTCTTATGCGTCGGTCACTAAAGCATTGCAACATTCAGCTGTACAAGCTGGCtacaaattgaatttaacc TACATTGAAGCTGCCAGTTTGGAACAGGCTACAAAAGCAGAAAATCCAGTCTTGTATCATGAAGCATGGCAAAAACTTTGCAAGAGCGA CGGCGTGATTGTGCCGGGTGGATTTGGAAAGCGCGGAATAGAAGGGAAGATGGAGGCGTGTAAATGGTGCAGAGAAAACGATAAACCTTTCCTTGGAATATGCTTGGGGCTGCAAGCAGCTGTTATTGAATTCGCTCGGAATGTTCTTCATTTGATTGGAGCTAATAGCACGGAAATTGAACCAGATACCAATCATCCAATAGTCATTGACATGCCGGAGCACAATCAGGGTCAGATGGGTGGAACGATGAGACTTGGAAAGAGGCGAACTAGATTTACAGCGGCTAATTCCGTCATAA AACAACTCTATGGTAATAAAGACGACATTGAGGAGAGACACAGGCATCGATATGAAGTGAATCCAAAATACGTTGCAGATCTCGAAGCCGCCGGATTGAAATTTGTTG GACATGACGACGACAAAGTGAGAATGGAGGTAGTCGAATTGGAAGGTCATCGTTACTATGTAGCAACTCAATATCATCCCGAATATTTGTCTCGGCCCCTCAATCCTTCGCCACCTTTCTTGGGACTAATATTAGCGAGTGTGGGTAAGCTACAATCTTATCTGGCAAGGGGCTGCAGACTCTCGCCACGTCAACTTAGCGACAATGATTCAG ATGAAGACTATCCAATTGTAACAAAATTGCCACTAGAGAAATTGCAGATATCTAATGACTCGAGAAACCCTGGCACAAAAGTTTCGGACAATTGA